CGGATCGATTTCAGGGAGCTTTCGCTGATAATAGATATCTCCCCCAGCACATGCGTGGGATTGAACACCTGGTTTCCATCCAGCAGGAATACACTCTGTTCCGGATCTCCACCGCGTACCATCAGCCTGCCCATAGCATCCTCTGATTCAACATTTCCCGGCATCAGGTACAATGATCTCACCGGATCGCTCTCTCCCAGGAAATTATTATAGGCGGCAGAAAGATATTTATCTACATTGGAACCACCATCTTTTGGCAGTATATAACCGGGTGTTACTTTCACTTCCCGCAATACCGCAGGATTCAGGGTAAAATCTCTTCTTGCAGCGCCGGCAACCAACACTTCCAACACCTTTGCAGGGTGCCCGGTATGTGTTATCCTCAGGTGATGCAGTCCGCGGGTAAGGCAAATGCTGTAGTATCCAAACATGTTCGATTGCGCTGCCTGACCAGTTTCAAGATCTATTATCACTGCATAGGGCAAGGGTTCCAGGCTGTTCTCTTCTTTTGTATATCCAAACAGGGTATATTGATCAACTGGTTTTGGCAGCGCCAATACTATGTCAGAAGGAATCAGTACTATCTTCCCATTCCTTTCTGTTACTCTCACTCTTTTGCCTGCCAGCAGGCCATTCAACACATTTCCCAATGTTGTTACGCCTTCTCTGAGCTGCATTGTACTGCCTCCTTCAAGATACGTTCCTGCATATTCAATGACTACATTACTGTAAGTACTCACTTTCCTCAACAGAAAAGGTGCGGTACCGCGTGCAGTATAGCACATAAATCTCCTTTCCAGCAACCCGTCCTGCGAAAACGCAGTGTGGAAGCCGGTGACAAGGATCATCAATGATAAAAATATTTTCAGTCCTGCATTATGATATCGTAGCGGGGTGGCCACTCACATTCAGTGATTCGCTTAAATAAATATGTTTTTTCAGTAAATAACTACAGTGTTTTCTATCTTGCGATAATGCAAGCCTGTGATGGCAGTGATTTCATCCAGCACTTCCTGCAATGGCTGTCCCCGGAAACTGGAAGTAACTCTTATTGTCTTGCCCTTCAGCGCATCTCCCAGTTTGACGGTAATACGGTAATAAGATGAGATATCAGCCACTGCTTTTTCCAGGGGAGTATCATTGAACGTAAGCACATTTGTTTTCCACGATAAATAGTTATCGTCACTCACATTTCTTTTTTCAAAATTCCCTCCGGTACACGTGACTTCTTCCTGTGCAGCAACAATACAATGATTTTCCGGTGCGGCCTTCATAGAAAACAGGACCTTTCCTGTCATGACCACTACACGGTCGTTCTGCGCTATTGTGCTGATCACAAATGATGTTCCCAATACTTTGACCAATGACCTTTCTGTTTGCACATTGAAAGGCAGCCTGTCATTATTTGAGATCTCGAAGAGTGCATCTCCGGTTAATACTATCTGCCTGTTTTTACGTCCGAAAGCGGCGTTGTAGCTGATAGTACCTCCTTTTCGGAGCAATACCAGTGAACTGTCGGGCAAACGTATGTATATATTGTTTTTTCCGGCGGAGACCACTTCTGCTGGTATTTTTGTATCCGGCTTATGGAGCAAAAACCAGCCAATGAGTATTACAACAGCCGCCACTGCTGCAACCATAGCTGGTTTTACATATCTTCGGATCACTTTCATGCGGCGAGGCATCTGCATGCCGGTATCCGCAACAGCACCTCTGCTTCGCAGTTGCTGGTCCATGCGCAGCCAGGCAGTTGCCGTATCAAAGTCTGATTGCAGCCGGGCTGCACCGCTGGCAGCCCACAATGCATTGTAGCGGATCAGTTCCTGATCGTGCGCATCGCTCTGTAAACGCCATTCTTCCAGCATTTTTTCCTCTTCCGGAGTAATGCTGCCTGATAGTTTGTTTACAACAATCTCTTTTATGGTATCAGGTAATACAATCATAATTTCCGTATCCCTCCTACTTATCAAAACATAATCATCCTTAATATTCCTATCTGTTTACAAAAAAAATAATAGTAAACACTTTGCATTACTCACAAAAGTTTTCAGCAGTTTCAATGCCTTCCACAACTGGTTGTTCACTGTTTTCACGGATATGCCCAGGCTATCGGCTGCCTGCTGATTGCTCAGCTCTCCCATCCGGCACAGCAGGAATACCTCTTTGCATTTGGGAGGTAGTTGCGCAATGGCCTGCCCCAGCAGGGCATGGTAATTAATCGGATCTCCTGTCCACGGCGCGGTATCCGTGACATCCTCGTCTTCGGTATCCAGATCAGAAAGGCTGTAAACAACATGTTTCTGTTCCCTTCTGAGGTAGGTAAGGCAGTTATTGCGCACTGCCGTAAAAAGATAGAACCGCACATTGTCAGAGGCTATCAGATCCTTACGTGTTTCCCATATCCTGATAAAAACTTCCTGCACGATATCTTCACAGATGTTCGGTTCTTTCACGAAACTGTTGGCATACCTGCAAAGCGGGTTATAGAATTTTTCGAACACCAGCCGGAACTGTTCATAAAGAGCATCTGCACGCACAAGAAAAAATTTAATATATACTACAATATCTTAACGCGGCTCCCGGCACGCATCACCGGCCCTATATCTACACTAGAAACGGGAATTATGTTGATTCCCTCTATTTCCCGAATAACAGGACCGGAGCCACCGTTGAACAACATACATAAAAAGCCTCCTGCGAAGGCAGGAGACCTAATTAACACTTTTTTGAACCTTATAGAATATTATAGCCGGCTGTCTTGCAGTGACATTAATATTTTTTATTCCCCTTTTTTGCAGTATCCGTTTTGGGCCATGCTTTAGATGCCGGCGCTATTGTTTTTCCGGATAATTTGTGGCTTGTATCCTGTTTATGTTGTTCATTTTTACGCTGCTCTTTTGACTGAGCCGTAACATCTGCCACCGAAATCATAGCAATAGCAGCCGCCAGCACTGTTGAAAAAATTAACCTACGCTTCATAAAATTGTTTTTTGATTAGTTATTTAATATTGGTTGGGTAACCGTTACTTATGACAGTAAAACACATGGCAAGGGCATCTTCCTACCCGGGATGAGTGGCAGAGTGTTAAACTCGTGTTAAAAGCGGGGGGATGGGGGTTTTCTGTAAATAGTAGAGTGGGGGTTAATCCTTATCAATTCCATCTTCCAAAATCAGCCTGGCAATCTCCGTCAATCCCTTCTTCAACCATCTTTTTTTCAGCGCATTCTTATCAGCCATTACTACTTTCTTATTTTCCAGCTTAACTAATAAGGTTGGCTTAGCCATTCCGTCATACAAACAAATTACATTGAATGTATCCCAATAATCATTGATAAATTTCAAATTCTGTTCATAAACCCCTTTAATTGTCCTGGCATCCACAGCATGACCACCTTCCCGCACTCTTTGCTTTACCCGCTGCTCACAATGCAATACACTATCCAGACACAGGTAATTCAGTTGAATCTGATAGCCGTGTTTCTCAAAACGATCAAGATATCTCCAGTAATCGGGATGAGATAACGGAGTTTCCAAAACGAAGGGGTGTTTATTGGCGATGGCCTCATTAATCTTTGTTGAAAGATACTCTTCCATCATTGAAGATGACTGACTACTAATTTCTTCCGGAGCTAATCCTCTCCCCTGAAGCTCTTTCTCAAACATGGTACGGGTTAAATCTCTATCAAAAGGGGGGACACCATTAAACAGTTCCGGTAGCATGGATTCTATGTGGGTAGATTTTCCCGCACCATTGGGGCCGGAGATAACAAGCAATGTTGGTTTAGAATAATCCATTTTTCAGCTTAAAGTCTTCACGTACTTCCTTCGCCTCTATTTCAGATAAAGTACGAATAAACCTCGTTTCAATATCCGCACCGATAGTATAAACTTCCTGGATCTCTATGTGCCCGTCAGCATACTCATAAAAACCCTGGCCCTCAGGGAGCTTATCTGATAAAATCAGGAATGGCAGATCTCTCATGAAATTACGATTCCTGATCTGCTCAATTGTCGTAGCAAACTTTCTTTCCTGAATAGCTATTTCTCGCTCTAACGCAGTCATTATTAATTTCTTTGAAACTCAAAATCCTAATAAAATTAGCAAAAAAAAATCATATGGCAAAACCTGTATTTAGAATAAAAACAACGATAACACATAGCACTAAATGCCATATAATACACTGAATCTCAACCAACAAAGAGAATACATCAAGTACAAATAAAATTGGCGTCTCAATAAATCAAAAGGCATCAACTCCCGTCGATGCCTTTTTGATTTATTCATCTTCTTTAAACCTGCGGACATCGGAAAGAAATCCACTTATATCCAATCCTCTACCCTTCTTTCCCTACCCATCTATTCACCACATTATCCGCTCCTTCCAATACCACTTTATAAAACCCTGACGGCAGCTCCTTAACACTTACCTCTGCATGTTCCTGCTGCAGTGGCACCTCTCCCATCAGCTGATATTGATCCTTTCCACCGGTCTTAAAATTATTGGTAGTAGTCACCCAGATCTTCACATTACCTTTCCTTTCACAGGCCTTCCAGGAAAGTTTCAGCGAACCATTATCCAACACTGCACCAGGCCGGGTCAGCGATATTTTGCCGGTAAGCGGCACCCCATCCAGCTCACGGCTGTCATCCAATGGCAATGGTATCTTCATAAAACGAGCGATGGTAGGTAGTATGTCCACAACACCCGGCTGCCCGGTTTTAAAATAGTCGTTCAGGCCGGAGGCATTGGTAACGATCCAGGTGGTGCGTTCACGATCAGACTGCCCACCATGACCGCGACCATCTTTAGCAGTTCGGCCATGATCTGTAGTGATGAAAATCTGCCAGTCTTCACCGAAATTTTTCCGGCGGTACTCCAATGCATCCCAGATGCGGCCTACCTGATCATCCATCATTTTAACAGCGGCATAGAACTGTTCACTATCACCATAACGATGGCCCATATCGTCCGTATATTCCAGATACACCCATGTCAGGTCCGGTGCTTCTTTACGAACATAATCAACTGCCTGGTTCGTTACTTCTTCGTCAAGCAGGTGCATATACCATCTGTCTTTGTCATGCGGAAACCTCACGGTGTCTATCTCCAGCCCGTCTACATGATGATCGATTTTCAGGTTACCGGTTTGCGGCAGACCGTCACCTACCAGCTTGGTGCGATTGTCGAGCCAGGAGGAGAAAATAGCCGTTTTCTTTTGTGGATAAGCCTGTTTGAAAAACCGGAAGATGCTGCTATAGCTATAATTCTGCGCAGCAATATCGTTGTCCCATACGTTGTGTTTATTCACCCAGGTGCCTGTCAACAGGCTATTATAGCCTACTGCAGAGATGGTGGGTGTTTGCGAATAACCATCTTTCTCTCCTCCCACATAGGCACGGGTATAACCTCCTACTTTAGCA
The genomic region above belongs to Chitinophaga sp. 180180018-3 and contains:
- a CDS encoding FecR domain-containing protein produces the protein MIVLPDTIKEIVVNKLSGSITPEEEKMLEEWRLQSDAHDQELIRYNALWAASGAARLQSDFDTATAWLRMDQQLRSRGAVADTGMQMPRRMKVIRRYVKPAMVAAVAAVVILIGWFLLHKPDTKIPAEVVSAGKNNIYIRLPDSSLVLLRKGGTISYNAAFGRKNRQIVLTGDALFEISNNDRLPFNVQTERSLVKVLGTSFVISTIAQNDRVVVMTGKVLFSMKAAPENHCIVAAQEEVTCTGGNFEKRNVSDDNYLSWKTNVLTFNDTPLEKAVADISSYYRITVKLGDALKGKTIRVTSSFRGQPLQEVLDEITAITGLHYRKIENTVVIY
- a CDS encoding RNA polymerase sigma-70 factor — protein: MRADALYEQFRLVFEKFYNPLCRYANSFVKEPNICEDIVQEVFIRIWETRKDLIASDNVRFYLFTAVRNNCLTYLRREQKHVVYSLSDLDTEDEDVTDTAPWTGDPINYHALLGQAIAQLPPKCKEVFLLCRMGELSNQQAADSLGISVKTVNNQLWKALKLLKTFVSNAKCLLLFFL
- a CDS encoding zeta toxin family protein, translating into MDYSKPTLLVISGPNGAGKSTHIESMLPELFNGVPPFDRDLTRTMFEKELQGRGLAPEEISSQSSSMMEEYLSTKINEAIANKHPFVLETPLSHPDYWRYLDRFEKHGYQIQLNYLCLDSVLHCEQRVKQRVREGGHAVDARTIKGVYEQNLKFINDYWDTFNVICLYDGMAKPTLLVKLENKKVVMADKNALKKRWLKKGLTEIARLILEDGIDKD
- a CDS encoding alkaline phosphatase family protein produces the protein MLKTIILSVGIFSCTTLMAQQKKKTLFVIADGIPADVIEKQSTPHLHNIAKVGGYTRAYVGGEKDGYSQTPTISAVGYNSLLTGTWVNKHNVWDNDIAAQNYSYSSIFRFFKQAYPQKKTAIFSSWLDNRTKLVGDGLPQTGNLKIDHHVDGLEIDTVRFPHDKDRWYMHLLDEEVTNQAVDYVRKEAPDLTWVYLEYTDDMGHRYGDSEQFYAAVKMMDDQVGRIWDALEYRRKNFGEDWQIFITTDHGRTAKDGRGHGGQSDRERTTWIVTNASGLNDYFKTGQPGVVDILPTIARFMKIPLPLDDSRELDGVPLTGKISLTRPGAVLDNGSLKLSWKACERKGNVKIWVTTTNNFKTGGKDQYQLMGEVPLQQEHAEVSVKELPSGFYKVVLEGADNVVNRWVGKEG